The Centroberyx gerrardi isolate f3 chromosome 8, fCenGer3.hap1.cur.20231027, whole genome shotgun sequence genomic sequence TTGAGGGTCCCAGCCAGGAAGAAGATGagcagggggaaggggaggaggagggagatggagaagaggatgTATGGGAACAAGGTGTAAATGAAATGTATGATAATTAAGTGGGCGATGGAGAAGGCCCAGACCATGAAGGAGACCACCAGAGAGACCTTGATGTTTCGTCTGAAGTGGTACCACAGTGGACAGGCGATGACCAAATACCTGTAAtacaagatagatagataggtagatagatagatagatagataggtagatagatagatagatagatagatccatcggaaacacaaacacacacagatggttaGTTACCTTTCCAGGGCTACACACACCATGAAGCCAACACTGGCCATCAACCCAGAGAAGTAGATATAAATCATGATGTCGATGATACTCCATGGTGCTTCCAACCGGACGACCATGAAGCACAACTGGATGAGGTCGGAGACGAGGAGGTTGATGACGTAGATCGGAGCAACTTGGCCATCTCGCACCTACAGGAACAGTGGTAAAAATAAACGAATGACCcgaaaaagtaaaaataaatgtatttgaataaatgaattaaaagaaTGAATTAGTAAAAGATAtgatgtgttgtgtttcttctcACTAACAGCAATAAAATGAGTTGAACCACACGATACAGTTCAGGTGTCTTTACTGTTCAAGTGCAAATTCAATCACACAGGTATCACTACGCTGACGTATCACTTAGCCAATTAAAGGTATACTGATCATTCAATTAACAAATCAATTAACAAAAAGTAGTGCCAAATGCTTATTCtaaatattgaaataaagttcTTTTTCCAAATACATAATAGATGAATGAAAGAACGCacaaatcaatgaatgaatgtataaaTGTGTAGATGAAA encodes the following:
- the LOC139910367 gene encoding uncharacterized protein LOC139910367, with the protein product MVRDGQVAPIYVINLLVSDLIQLCFMVVRLEAPWSIIDIMIYIYFSGLMASVGFMVCVALERYLVIACPLWYHFRRNIKVSLVVSFMVWAFSIAHLIIIHFIYTLFPYILFSISLLLPFPLLIFFLAGTLKALSVSISVPPEEKRQIVGVLVLVLLNYTLLFLPLIITFLATGSSTEPIHPNLSLIFVQFSPLVDLVLYVFMRKGAVDKLLACLCRCRMTSDEEQGQNPNPNPADDDTTERVSSV